In Gemmatimonadota bacterium, the following proteins share a genomic window:
- a CDS encoding RluA family pseudouridine synthase encodes MEGTTHKLTVPEGEVGRLDSFIAEQLALSRTRAQKLLASGMVLLDGRAAKKSDAVSAGAVVEVQVPEPESVEIEAEDLPLDIVYEDNALVVVNKAAGMVVHPAPGHRSGTLVNALMHHIRDLSGVGGRLRPGIVHRLDRHTSGLLVVAKNDKAHHVLSDALRSHEIKRLYHVAVWGHLPDDEMTIDAPIGRDRKDRKRMAVMEDGRAALSRAVVSERWTRVDFLRVALKTGRTHQIRVHLKHIGHPVVGDPVYGVGWERGMGGPQRAWAQEFARRVPRQFLHAAELVFDHPISGDRMRFEAPLPEDLARAAAWARGDPQ; translated from the coding sequence ATGGAGGGCACGACACACAAGCTCACCGTCCCTGAGGGGGAGGTGGGTCGCCTCGACTCCTTCATCGCCGAGCAGCTCGCGCTCTCGCGTACCCGTGCGCAGAAGCTACTCGCGTCCGGCATGGTACTGCTGGATGGTCGGGCGGCCAAGAAGTCCGATGCTGTCTCCGCCGGTGCGGTCGTCGAAGTCCAGGTGCCCGAGCCCGAGTCGGTCGAGATCGAGGCGGAAGACCTCCCGCTCGACATCGTCTACGAGGACAACGCGCTGGTAGTGGTGAACAAGGCCGCGGGCATGGTAGTACATCCGGCGCCTGGGCACCGCTCGGGCACGCTGGTGAACGCGCTGATGCATCATATCCGCGATCTATCCGGCGTGGGCGGCCGTCTCCGGCCCGGTATCGTACACAGGCTCGATCGCCACACGTCCGGTCTGCTCGTGGTCGCGAAGAACGACAAGGCGCATCATGTGCTCTCAGATGCCCTCCGCAGTCACGAGATCAAGCGTCTGTATCATGTGGCGGTGTGGGGACATCTGCCCGATGACGAGATGACGATCGATGCCCCCATCGGCCGGGACCGCAAGGACCGAAAGCGGATGGCCGTCATGGAGGACGGCCGCGCCGCGCTCTCGCGTGCCGTCGTAAGCGAGCGCTGGACCCGGGTCGATTTCCTACGCGTGGCGCTCAAGACCGGGCGCACCCACCAGATTCGTGTGCACCTGAAGCACATCGGGCATCCCGTCGTCGGCGATCCCGTTTACGGGGTCGGTTGGGAGCGGGGGATGGGAGGGCCTCAGCGGGCGTGGGCGCAGGAGTTCGCTCGGCGGGTCCCGAGGCAGTTCTTGCACGCCGCGGAATTAGTCTTCGACCACCCGATTTCGGGCGACAGGATGCGTTTCGAGGCTCCTCTGCCGGAGGACCTGGCGCGTGCCGCGGCCTGGGCGCGAGGCGACCCCCAGTAG